From a region of the bacterium (Candidatus Blackallbacteria) CG13_big_fil_rev_8_21_14_2_50_49_14 genome:
- a CDS encoding glutathione peroxidase: protein MSASVYDFEVKTITGETTTLEPYRNKVLVIVNTASKCGLTPQYEGLEKLYRSYREQGLEILGFPCNQFGLQEPGSEAEIQSFCQLNFKVDFPMFSKIEVNGSDTHPLYAYLKDEAPGLLGSKPIKWNFTKFLVNREGKVLKRFAPTDTPESMESEIKRALKK, encoded by the coding sequence ATGTCTGCATCGGTCTATGATTTTGAAGTCAAAACGATTACGGGTGAAACAACCACCTTGGAGCCCTATCGCAACAAGGTGCTGGTGATTGTCAATACGGCCAGCAAATGTGGTTTAACCCCACAATATGAAGGGCTTGAAAAGCTTTACAGGTCCTACCGTGAGCAGGGACTTGAAATTTTGGGGTTTCCCTGTAACCAGTTTGGTTTGCAGGAACCTGGCAGCGAAGCTGAAATTCAAAGTTTTTGTCAATTGAATTTTAAGGTTGATTTTCCCATGTTTTCTAAGATTGAGGTCAATGGGTCTGATACCCATCCGCTCTATGCCTATTTAAAAGATGAAGCTCCGGGTCTTTTGGGATCTAAGCCGATCAAGTGGAATTTCACCAAGTTTCTGGTCAACCGTGAAGGCAAAGTTTTAAAACGTTTTGCACCCACCGATACCCCTGAAAGTATGGAGTCTGAAATCAAACGGGCTTTAAAGAAATAG
- a CDS encoding excinuclease ABC subunit C, giving the protein MDLQEQLKLIPSQPGVYLMHDHAGQIIYIGKARSLTHRVRSYFQTGRPLHGPKIEKMVEQVTRIETIITDTEVEALVLEEQLIRKYQPKYNTLLKNSKGFPYIRINWQDAYPRVEMVRQRQHKDKSLYFGPYPSASAINGLLAAIREIFPVEKCKDPRKEKQVCIYFQIKRCLGHCQKKVSSEAYKDMLQDIRLFLEGKSQVLREKLEARMRSHAAQMQYEQAAQMRDILAALQRYIVPTQNQKIVGKPEWNLDLIHMARNPLMCHLAVFPVREGILQTPLPHTFSIRQEDEPSEILTRFLYQFYSRDIDIPPEILLPQELEEPSLMENWLRERRQGKVGLHCPQRGEKKALLEMVEKNALAGLKKAESDAHYDLALEGLEELRQLLELKHPPHLIEGFDISHFQGQETVASLVALENGMQAKALYRRYKIRSAEGIPNDFVSMEEVVSRRYRKLAQENQALPDLILIDGGKGQVSAAMRAFDKAGLKPPALVGLAKKEELLIFPDRHEPVRLPRHSPALKLLQQLRDEAHRFALTYHRSLRKKRTLHSELDRVPGIGAHRPVHLLQVFGSLDKIKKAELQELMLKGGLPRKVAQTVYQYFRK; this is encoded by the coding sequence ATGGATCTTCAGGAACAACTCAAACTCATTCCTTCTCAGCCAGGTGTTTATTTAATGCATGATCACGCGGGCCAAATTATTTATATTGGCAAAGCCCGTTCACTCACGCACCGGGTACGCAGTTATTTTCAAACAGGGCGGCCCTTGCACGGCCCCAAAATCGAAAAAATGGTGGAACAGGTCACGCGGATCGAAACCATTATCACCGATACTGAAGTCGAAGCTTTGGTTTTAGAAGAACAGCTGATTCGAAAATACCAACCCAAATACAATACCTTGCTCAAAAATAGCAAAGGGTTTCCCTATATCCGCATCAACTGGCAAGATGCTTACCCACGGGTAGAAATGGTCAGACAACGCCAGCACAAAGACAAATCGCTTTATTTTGGCCCCTACCCAAGTGCCAGTGCCATCAATGGTCTTTTGGCCGCCATTCGTGAAATTTTTCCCGTTGAAAAATGCAAAGATCCCCGCAAAGAAAAACAGGTATGTATCTATTTTCAAATCAAACGCTGTTTGGGGCATTGTCAAAAAAAAGTAAGTTCTGAAGCTTACAAAGACATGTTGCAGGACATACGCCTTTTTCTCGAAGGCAAATCTCAGGTTTTACGCGAAAAACTCGAAGCCCGCATGCGCAGCCATGCCGCCCAGATGCAATATGAGCAGGCCGCCCAGATGCGCGATATATTGGCAGCCCTGCAACGCTATATCGTGCCAACCCAAAACCAGAAAATTGTGGGGAAACCCGAATGGAATCTGGATCTGATTCATATGGCCCGCAACCCCCTGATGTGCCATTTGGCGGTTTTTCCAGTGCGCGAAGGCATTCTACAAACCCCCTTACCCCATACTTTCAGTATTCGCCAGGAAGATGAACCCTCTGAAATACTGACCCGTTTTCTCTATCAGTTTTATTCACGGGATATTGATATTCCCCCTGAAATCTTATTGCCCCAGGAATTAGAAGAACCCTCCTTAATGGAAAACTGGTTGCGTGAACGCCGTCAGGGAAAAGTGGGCCTGCATTGCCCCCAAAGAGGCGAAAAGAAAGCCCTGCTGGAGATGGTTGAAAAAAATGCCTTGGCCGGTCTCAAAAAAGCAGAATCTGATGCGCACTATGATTTGGCCCTGGAAGGCCTTGAGGAATTGCGGCAACTCTTGGAACTAAAACACCCACCCCATCTGATCGAAGGCTTTGATATTTCGCATTTCCAAGGCCAGGAAACCGTTGCTTCACTCGTGGCGCTTGAAAATGGAATGCAGGCCAAGGCGCTTTACCGCCGTTATAAAATTCGCAGCGCAGAAGGCATTCCCAATGATTTCGTCTCCATGGAAGAGGTGGTTTCACGGCGCTACCGTAAACTGGCTCAAGAAAACCAGGCCTTGCCCGATCTAATTCTGATCGACGGAGGCAAAGGTCAGGTCAGCGCTGCCATGCGCGCCTTTGACAAAGCAGGATTGAAACCCCCGGCCCTGGTAGGATTGGCAAAAAAAGAAGAACTGCTGATATTCCCGGATCGCCACGAACCTGTTCGCTTGCCGCGTCATTCCCCCGCCTTGAAACTTTTACAACAGTTAAGAGACGAGGCCCATCGCTTTGCCCTGACCTATCATCGCAGTCTGCGCAAGAAGCGTACCCTGCACTCTGAACTGGATCGCGTACCCGGTATTGGAGCGCATCGCCCGGTGCATTTATTGCAGGTCTTTGGCTCCCTCGATAAAATAAAAAAAGCTGAGCTTCAGGAATTGATGCTCAAAGGCGGTCTGCCACGCAAAGTGGCGCAAACTGTTTACCAATATTTCAGGAAATAA
- a CDS encoding phosphoesterase, which translates to MQKPLAWATDIHLDHCDANVIAEFATQIRATGAQVLCLTGDLAESQNLVDYLHSLAEMIQMPIYFVLGNHDYYHGSIASVRKTLADLQIPALHWLPHTGPVELGAKVCLIGHDGWSDGQHGDFSRSTIRLKDYRLIEELAQAGQAGLLAQLQALGAESAAWFRARLPEVLAHYQQVYLLMHPPPFREACLYGTEIADDNWAPHFICKAVGDLLLELMPQFPQTQLTVLAGHTHNPCDIQILANLRVQVGKAEYGAPALAGLFDIF; encoded by the coding sequence ATGCAGAAGCCCCTGGCTTGGGCCACAGATATCCATTTGGATCATTGTGACGCGAATGTGATTGCAGAATTTGCAACGCAGATTCGCGCCACGGGAGCCCAGGTGCTTTGTCTGACAGGGGATTTGGCTGAGTCTCAGAATCTTGTGGACTATCTTCACTCCCTGGCCGAGATGATTCAAATGCCGATTTATTTTGTCTTGGGCAACCATGATTATTATCATGGCAGCATTGCTTCTGTACGTAAAACCCTGGCCGATCTCCAAATCCCTGCGCTTCATTGGCTGCCGCATACGGGGCCTGTGGAGCTGGGGGCAAAAGTTTGCCTGATTGGGCATGACGGCTGGTCAGATGGGCAGCACGGTGATTTTTCACGCTCTACGATTCGCCTCAAAGACTATCGCTTGATTGAAGAATTGGCGCAGGCAGGTCAAGCGGGGTTGCTTGCGCAATTGCAGGCTTTGGGAGCTGAGTCTGCGGCGTGGTTCCGGGCCCGATTGCCTGAGGTTCTTGCGCATTATCAGCAGGTTTATCTGCTCATGCACCCCCCGCCTTTTCGCGAGGCTTGTCTCTATGGCACTGAGATTGCTGATGATAATTGGGCTCCCCATTTTATTTGCAAAGCAGTCGGAGATTTGCTTTTGGAGCTGATGCCTCAGTTTCCCCAAACCCAGTTGACTGTTCTGGCGGGGCATACTCACAACCCCTGTGATATTCAGATTTTAGCCAATCTGCGCGTGCAGGTGGGCAAGGCCGAGTATGGGGCACCGGCCCTGGCAGGTTTGTTTGATATTTTTTGA
- a CDS encoding esterase, translated as MKKESLPPAIEALLAPSASLYPQAEDWKPTQKKHSLSGDFRLHRQFPSAYLNYARDIIVYLPPGYKRTRLRRYPVLYMHDGNNIFDTATSFAGIEWQVDEHVERLVKAKQLEEIIVVGIYNSPDREFEYTWTPMLQADGVTRGGDGRKYARFLTEELKPFIDHVYRTRPEPEYTGVAGSSLGGLISFYLGIYYRHVYSRIGMLSPSLWWNHYQILEEVQALDTGLKIWVDMGTEEGASPEETITWTTRLVARLEHQGYTCDQDLRFWLDYGAQHNEAAWARRVGEMLLFFYPRRPTLKKTKI; from the coding sequence ATGAAAAAAGAGTCTTTGCCTCCGGCGATTGAGGCGCTCTTGGCACCCTCAGCTTCGCTTTACCCCCAGGCTGAAGATTGGAAACCCACCCAGAAAAAACACAGTTTGAGTGGGGATTTTCGTTTGCACCGTCAATTTCCTTCGGCCTATCTGAACTATGCGCGCGATATTATTGTGTATCTTCCACCGGGTTACAAACGTACCCGTTTACGTAGATATCCCGTGCTTTATATGCATGATGGCAATAATATTTTTGATACAGCCACTTCTTTTGCCGGGATTGAATGGCAGGTTGATGAGCATGTTGAACGCTTGGTGAAGGCCAAGCAACTTGAAGAAATTATTGTGGTGGGGATTTATAATTCACCCGATCGCGAATTTGAATATACCTGGACCCCTATGCTTCAGGCCGATGGCGTAACAAGAGGGGGGGACGGGCGAAAATATGCGCGTTTTTTAACAGAAGAACTGAAACCTTTTATAGACCATGTTTACCGTACCCGACCTGAACCTGAGTATACCGGCGTTGCAGGCTCTTCATTGGGGGGATTGATTTCTTTTTATTTGGGCATTTACTACCGGCATGTCTATTCGCGGATTGGGATGCTTTCTCCCTCGTTGTGGTGGAACCATTACCAGATTTTAGAGGAAGTCCAAGCTTTAGATACAGGTTTAAAAATTTGGGTTGATATGGGCACCGAGGAAGGCGCTTCGCCTGAAGAGACGATTACCTGGACTACCCGCCTGGTGGCACGTTTGGAGCATCAGGGCTATACCTGCGATCAGGATTTGCGTTTCTGGTTGGATTATGGCGCTCAGCACAATGAGGCGGCCTGGGCCCGGCGTGTAGGAGAGATGCTTTTGTTTTTTTATCCCAGACGGCCCACCCTCAAAAAAACAAAGATATAA